One stretch of Prunus persica cultivar Lovell chromosome G1, Prunus_persica_NCBIv2, whole genome shotgun sequence DNA includes these proteins:
- the LOC109950164 gene encoding uncharacterized protein LOC109950164 — MAFPASIASPSSSIPKFPINVFEQKPCQPRSCFLLHLRRRPFSSSCIKAVSSMAQFGEPNKENKQKQKIEVSVVKDKLWEAIPVPVKELPWKKAADTALEQLLLLGYKALKWSFISFGVLSFLSDIIFSISSNYELIMPFGLFVGCFLTDVLKEGLQQVLPSSEESGLEKHFLGIGCFLAAVKFVSAGLPMQARVFVLHVANGGFMQVLWLWRGLLNKRDEDASLPMDVKS, encoded by the exons ATGGCGTTTCCGGCGTCTATTGCGTCGCCTTCGTCTTCAATCCCCAAATTTCCG ATTAATGTCTTTGAACAGAAACCATGCCAACCCAGAAGTTGCTTTCTTTTACATCTCCGTCGCCGACCCTTCTCCTCAAGCTGCATAAAAGCAGTGTCCTCCATGGCACAATTTGGCGAACCCaataaagaaaacaagcaGAAGCAGAAAATTGAAGTCAGTGTTGTGAAGGATAAGCTGTGGGAAGCCATACCCGTCCCAGTGAAAGAGCTTCCATGGAAGAAAGCAGCAGATACAGCTTTGGAGCAGCTGCTTCTTCTTGGGTACAAGGCACTCAAATGGTCCTTTATCAGCTTTGGTGTCCTTAGTTTTTTATCAGATATCATATTTTCTATCTCCAGTAACTATGAATTGATCATGCCCTTTGGTCTCTTTGTTGGGTGCTTCTTGACTGATGTCTTGAAAGAGGGGTTGCAGCAAGTGCTTCCAAGCTCAGAGGAGAGTGGACTTGAAAAGCACTTTTTAGGCATCGGCTGCTTTCTTGCTGCTGTTAAGTTTGTCTCTGCCGGCCTACCAATGCAAGCCCGAGTTTTTGTTCTGCATGTTGCGAATGGCGGGTTCATGCAGGTCTTGTGGCTCTGGAGAGGTTTATTGaacaaaagagatgaagatgCTTCCTTGCCCATGGACGTGAAATCTTAA
- the LOC18791560 gene encoding 1-aminocyclopropane-1-carboxylate synthase 8 has protein sequence MLSKKASCDSHGQDSSYFLGWQEYEKNPYDPVQNPNGIIQMGLAENQLSFDLVESWLASNPDALELKRNGGSVFRELALFQDYHGFPAFKNELVEFMAEMRGNRVKFDPNKLVLTAGSTSANETLMFCLAEPGEAFLLPTPYYPGFDRDLKWRTGVEIVPIQCTSENGFQITAPALEEAYQRAQEFNLKVKGVLVTNPSNPLGTTMTTLELNHLIDFALAKEIHIISDEIYSGTVFNSPSFVSIVEAVTERNLEDTELWNRVHIVYSLSKDLGLPGFRVGMIYSNNQTVVSAATKMSSFGLVSSQTQYMLSHMLKDKKFTANYLKENQKRLRKRRQMFVCGLKGAGIRCLKSNAGLFCWVDMRHLLKSNTFEAEKELWMKVVCEFGLNISPGSSCHCSEPGWFRMCYANMSEDTLEVAMQRIKALVEPTMVHQSVVSKSTWLQTKWVFQLASYDRESDR, from the exons ATGTTGTCGAAAAAAGCAAGTTGTGACTCACACGGGCAAGACTCTTCCTACTTCCTAGGTTGGCAAGAGTATGAGAAGAACCCTTATGATCCAgttcaaaatccaaacggCATCATTCAGATGGGACTTGCAGAGAATCAA CTTTCGTTTGACTTGGTTGAGTCATGGCTTGCAAGCAACCCGGACGCACTGGAGCTGAAAAGAAATGGAGGATCCGTTTTCAGAGAGCTGGCTCTCTTTCAAGACTATCACGGCTTCCCTGCTTTCAAAAAt GAGCTGGTAGAGTTCATGGCGGAAATGAGGGGTAACAGAGTAAAATTCGATCCAAACAAGCTCGTGCTCACGGCTGGTTCAACTTCTGCAAATGAGACTCTCATGTTTTGCCTTGCTGAGCCCGGCGAAGCGTTCCTCCTTCCCACTCCATACTACCCAGG GTTTGATAGAGATCTTAAGTGGCGCACCGGAGTTGAAATTGTTCCCATACAATGCACAAGTGAAAATGGCTTCCAAATCACTGCGCCTGCATTGGAGGAAGCCTATCAACGAGCCCAAGAATTCAATCTAAAAGTCAAAGGGGTGCTGGTTACAAATCCCTCAAACCCTTTAGGCACAACAATGACAACACTGGAGCTTAACCACCTCATAGACTTTGCTCTTGCAAAAGAAATCCACATAATAAGCGACGAAATATATTCAGGAACAGTCTTCAACTCTCCTAGTTTCGTAAGCATCGTGGAAGCCGTAACCGAACGAAACCTAGAAGACACTGAACTATGGAACCGCGTTCACATTGTGTACAGCCTCTCTAAGGATCTTGGCCTGCCGGGTTTTCGGGTAGGCATGATATACTCAAACAATCAAACAGTTGTGTCCGCAGCCACAAAGATGTCAAGCTTTGGACTTGTCTCTTCACAAACTCAATACATGCTTTCCCACATGCTCAAAGACAAGAAATTCACAGCCAATTACTTGAAGGAGAACCAGAAGAGGCTTAGAAAGAGAAGGCAGATGTTTGTTTGTGGGCTGAAAGGGGCAGGGATTAGGTGTTTGAAAAGCAATGCTGGGTTGTTTTGTTGGGTGGACATGAGGCACCTTTTGAAGTCTAACACTTTTGAAGCTGAAAAGGAGCTTTGGATGAAAGTGGTTTGTGAATTTGGGCTCAACATCTCTCCTGGGTCGTCTTGCCATTGCTCTGAACCGGGTTGGTTCAGAATGTGCTATGCAAACATGTCCGAGGACACACTCGAGGTTGCAATGCAACGTATCAAGGCCCTTGTGGAGCCCACCATGGTTCACCAATCGGTGGTCTCTAAATCAACTTGGTTGCAGACCAAGTGGGTTTTTCAATTGGCTTCATATGATCGTGAATCAGACCGTTAA
- the LOC18789966 gene encoding LOW QUALITY PROTEIN: CSC1-like protein RXW8 (The sequence of the model RefSeq protein was modified relative to this genomic sequence to represent the inferred CDS: inserted 1 base in 1 codon; substituted 1 base at 1 genomic stop codon), producing MNLAALLTSAGINIAVCVILFSLYSILRKQPSNVNVYFGRRISIATRRSDPFCLDRFVPSASWLLKAWRTKEEDLLAVGGLDSVVFIRMVVFSLRIFSIAAVVCVFIVLPVNYHGQKMHHQHIPLQSLEVFTILNVQEGSKWLWTHCLALYIITFSACILLYFEYKTITKMRLAHITASSSNPSYFTVVVRAIPWSAEESYSDSVRKFFTKYHASSYLSHQMVYRSGKIQKLMSDAGKVCKILKDASVDQTRKPDLFQCGFCGGATDSFKILSNETESVRGKSSLIDNGVGGRKKVCAAGFCLFQDSLCCCLLLHRVLSVIKSPCYGMGXQICSPEPNDVYWSNLLDTVRTMWIRKIATLWLLCFMLVFXIPVTFVQGLTQLEFLQQAFPFLRGLLKKKIISQLVTGYLPSVVLILAFYSVPPVMMLFSTAEGCISRSGRKKSACFKVLYFTIWNVFFVNIFTGSLIRQLSVFASVKDIPAQLANAVPAQAKFFMTYVLSSGWASLACELMQIYPLLCNYFRRFILLKDGYNDTLTFPYHTEIPRVLLFGFVGFTCSILVPLILPFLLVYFVLAYLIYRNQILNVYIPKYESGGEFWPMMHNTVIVSLILMQIIALGVFGLRKSPIASGFTIPLLIFTLLFNEYCRQRFHPIFRNHVSEILMEMDKKDEQSGRMEEVYKQLHSAYCQSPVTPDDSFNSGHVNHHEDGDSMQDPENVNPGKEPNQVNPTWDVTFDGAESSQK from the exons ATGAATCTTGCAGCTCTTTTGACTTCTGCTGGAATTAATATAGCTGTGTGTGTGATACTTTTTTCGCTGTATTCGATATTGAGAAAACAACCAAGCAATGTTAATGTCTACTTTGGACGAAGAATTTCAATAGCCACAAGAAGAAGTGACCCCTTCTGCTTGGATAGATTTGTTCCGTCTGCTAGTTGGCTATTGAAAGCCTGGAGAACGAAAGAAGAAGATTTATTGGCTGTTGGTGGCTTGGATTCTGTAGTTTTTATCAGGATGGTTGTTTTCAG CCTTCGAATCTTTTCCATTGCTGCTGTCGTATGTGTTTTTATAGTGCTTCCGGTGAATTATCATGGGCAGAAGATGCATCATCAGCACATCCCTTTACAATCCTTGGAAGTATTTACCATCTTGAATGTTCAAGAAGGTTCAAAGTG GCTCTGGACCCATTGTCTCGCATTGTACATTATTACCTTTTCAGCTTGTATTCTCCTTTACTTT GAATATAAGACCATCACTAAAATGAGGCTGGCACATATCACTGCATCTTCTTCAAATCCAAGTTACTTTACAGTTGTTGTTCGTGCTATTCCCTGGTCAGCGGAAGAATCATACAGTGATTCAGTAAGAAAATTCTTCACAAAATATCATGCATCAAGCTACTTGTCACACCAAATGGTGTATCGATCTGGTAAAATTCAGAAACTGATG AGTGATGCAGGGAAGGTGTGCAAGATTCTTAAGGATGCCTCTGTTGACCAAACCCGTAAACCAGATTTGTTTCAGTGTGGTTTTTGTGGAGGAGCTACTGATTCTTTTAAGATTCTCTCGAACGAAACAGAGAGTGTTAGAGGGAAGTCATCCCTTATTGACAATGGTGTGGGTGGAAGAAAAAAG GTGTGTGCTGCTGgcttttgtctttttcaaGACTCGCTATGCTGCTGTTTGTTACTTCACAGGGTGCTTTCAGTCATCAAATCCCCTTGTTATGGTATGGGGTGACAGATATGCTCCCCGGAACCAAATGATGTTTATTGGTCAAACCTTTTGGATACCGTACGGACAATGTGGATCCGGAAGATAGCTACACTCTGGCTGCTATGCTTTATGCTTGTGT TTATTCCCGTCACATTTGTTCAAGGCTTGACTCAACTAGAATTTCTACAACAAGCATTTCCATTTCTGAGAGGACTTCTTAAGAA GAAAATTATAAGCCAGCTGGTGACGGGGTACCTGCCAAGtgtggttttaattttggctTTTTACTCAGTTCCACCAGTTATGATGCTATTTTCGACAGCAGAGGGGTGTATCTCCCGTAGTGGGAGGAAAAAGAGTGCATGCTTCAAAGTCTTATACTTCACAATCTGGAATGtcttttttgttaatatttttacTGGTTCTCTTATCCGCCAATTGAGTGTATTTGCTAGTGTGAAAGACATACCTGCGCAACTTGCCAACGCAGTTCCAGCACAG GCTAAATTTTTCATGACTTATGTTTTATCATCCGGTTGGGCAAGCTTGGCATGTGAACTCATGCAAATTTATCCTCTTCTCTGCAACTATTTCCGAAGGTTCATATTACTCAAGGATGGGTACAATGACACACTAACGTTTCCATATCATACAGAAATTCCTAGAGTCCTGCTGTTTGGGTTTGTTGGCTTCACCTGTTCCATCTTGGTTCCCCTAATATTGCCATTCTTGCTGGTTTACTTTGTACTTGCTTACCTTATATATCGAAACCAG ATTCTCAACGTGTATATACCAAAATATGAAAGTGGGGGAGAGTTCTGGCCTATGATGCACAATACAGTCATTGTTTCGTTGATTCTTATGCAAATAATTGCCCTCGGTGTCTTTGGATTAAGAAAATCACCAATTGCATCAGGTTTCACTATCCCACTGCTTATTTTCACCCTTCTATTTAACGAGTACTGTCGACAGCGGTTTCATCCGATATTCAGGAACCACGTTTCAGAG ATTCTCATGGAGATGGATAAAAAGGATGAGCAATCGGGGAGGATGGAAGAGGTTTATAAACAGCTGCATTCAGCTTATTGCCAGTCCCCAGTCACCCCTGATGACTCATTCAATTCTGGACACGTGAATCATCACGAGGACGGGGACAGCATGCAGGATCCAGAGAACGTGAACCCAG GGAAAGAACCTAACCAAGTAAATCCAACATGGGATGTTACTTTTGATGGAGCAGAATCTAGCCAGAAGTAA